The DNA window CTTTCGCACCGCGACAGACCGCTTCTATCGTCCCACCACGTCCGCCACAGACGACCGTATAGTCTCGAGCAGCGAGTTCGTGCCCAACTGTTTCTGCTCGCCCCTGCTGTTCATCCGTGATCGTGCCGCCGCCGATAACACTCACGCGCATGCTCGAGAGATGGGACACGTTGGCCATGGATCGACCGGTTTTTCAGTTCGACAATCATCGAAAATTGTGAAGGTTTCAGACAGTGACGAAGCGGTTTCCGACGGATTTAACGCTGCCTGTGCTAGAGTATTACGTGACATGACGAAAGTTAGCGTGGTCGGCGCGGCCGGGACGGTCGGGGCCGCTGCAGGCTACAACATCGCGCTTCGGGATATCGCAGATGAACTCGTCTTCGTGGACATTCCAGATCAGGAAGACACCACGATCGGACAGGCCGCAGACACCAACCACGGTGCGGCCTACGACTCGAACACGACGGTCCGCCAAGGCGGCTACGAGGACACCGCAGGCTCGGACGTCGTCGTCATCACGGCCGGCATTCCACGCCAGCCCGGCCAGACGCGCATCGACCTCGCGGGCGACAACGCGCCGATCATGGAAGACATCGGCTCCTCGCTCGCCGAGTACAATGACGACTTCGTCACCGTCACCACCTCGAACCCCGTCGACCTGCTCAATCGCCACCTCTACGAGTCAGGCGACCGCGCCCGCGAAAAGGTAGTCGGCTTCGGTGGTCGACTCGACTCCGCGCGCTTCCGATACGTCATCAGCCAGCGCTACGACGTCCCCATCCAGAACGTCGACGCAACCATCCTCGGCGAACACGGCGACGCACAGGTCCCCGTCTTCTCGAAGGTCCGCGTCGACGGCCGCGACCTCGAGTTCACTAACGACGAGAAAGAAACCCTGCTCGAGGAACTCCAGACCTCTGCGATGAACGTCATCGAGAAGAAAGGCGCGACCCAGTGGGGTCCCGCGACGGGCGTTGGCCACACCGTCGAGGCCATCCTCCGCGATACCGGCGAAGTGCTTCCGTGTAGCGTCCCGCTCGAGGGCGAGTACGGCCACGAGGATACTGCCTTCGGCGTCCCGTGTAAACTCGGGTCGAACGGCATCAAAGAGGTCGTCGAGTGGGACCTCACCGAGTTCGAACGCAACCAGCTCGGCGAGGCCGCCGAGAAGCTCTCCGACCAGTACGACAAAATCGCCTGATCGGCTCAGCGATACGAGAACTGCAACCCGCTCTTGGCACGGACCAACCGGATCGGGTCGTGGACAACCCACCGATTTTCTCGCCGTGTTCGTCTCCCTGACCGAAACGGTAACTTACCCGTTCAGAACACTCTAGTGCGTGACAATATACGACGCCGTGCTCTTCGACAGCGACGGTGTACTCGTCGAACCGCCGCCGGTGGAAACGCAAACCGACGCCACACGGGCCGCATTTCGAGCGGTCGGCATCGAGGACCCGGACCGTCAACACATCGATGCAATCGTGAGCGGTGTGTCAGTCGACGAACTCCACGAGATCTGTTCGGCGTACGAACTCGAGCCCAAGACGTTCTGGGAGGCACGCGAGCGCCACGACGAGGAATCCCAGTTCGCCGAGTTCAGAGACGGGAGCCGAGCGCAGTACGGCGATGTTTGTGCGATTTCGGACTTCCCGGCGGCGGTCGACTGCGGCGTCGTCAGCAACAACCACCACAGCACCATTGAATTCGTCCTCAAACAGTTTGCGCTCGAGTCGTTTTGTGACACGTACTACGGTCGCGAGATGACCATCGAGAGTCTTCGGCTGAAGAAGCCAAACACGCACTATCTCGAGTGCGCGTTGGACGATCTGTCCGTGTCCGCTGAGTCAGCTCTCTACATCGGCGACAGCAAGAGTGATATCGTCGCCGCAGAGCGGGCTGGACTCGAGTCCGTCTTCGTTCGCCGATCCCACTGTCGCGAGGTCGAACTCGATACCACACCGACGTACAAGATCGAGAGCTTACACGATGTAGCCGAACTCGTCAGTGGCTGAGACGTACGTCACGGACGAGGGCTATCGGTTCCGAACGCAGACCTCGAGTGGTCCTGGATCAAATGTCACGCCAAGCGACGGGTCGAGTGCTCTGAGAGCGCAGCGTCAACGCTGTTACGAACGGTCGAGGCGGAACTGGTCGATGCGGCGTTACACCGTTGAAAACAGCCAGGACCAGCTCAGGGAATCAACTGCTCGCCGTCGTCATCGTAGATTGTGATCGCGTCGACAGGACACGTTCGAGCGGCGAACTTTGCGTCGAGTTCGGCGTCTTCGGGAACCTCGCGGACGAACACGCCGTCTTCGACTTCCTCGCTGTCCTCAAGAATTGCCTTTCCTTTCGATTTGTCTTCCGTGAAGGCGTCCCACTCGGCGACGCATTGGTACATTCCGATACAGGTGTCCTCATCGAATTCGACTTGCATAGGTGAGTGTTTCGCGTATCCGCGTAAATTTGTGACGGGTACGTCGGGCAGACACCAGCAACTGCAGTCACTCGAGTGTCGATCGGCCCCATTACGACGCATGCTCGAGTAGTTTCTTACGAATCCTCGAGTCGGCCAGCAACTGTCTCGGAGGTCACGGGCATATCCTTTTCAGTTACGTCGTGGAACGTCGAAGGAGGAATGGGCGCACTGTCGTTCGCGCTGCTGGTTGGGACTGCCGTACTCACCTGTTTGTTCATGGCGTGGGTGCTCGGGGCGAACAGCAATTCGCCGCCGTTTGCACCGGCAATCGGAGCGAACGCGATTTCGACGATGCGGGCCGCGTTCGTCATTGGTATCCTCGCAGCAGCGGGGGCGCTCATGCAGGGTGGCAGCATCTCCGAAACCGTCGGTGCGGATCTGATCGACGGCGTTGCGATCACGCCACTTGCTGCAACTGCGGGACTACTCACCGCAGCGGGCTTCATGGCTATCGGGATCTACACCCGCTATCCGATCCCTGCTGCGTTCGCGACGACGGGGGCGATGGTCGGCGTTGGCCTCTCACTCGGCGGAGATCCGGCGATGGCGACCTACCAGCGACTCGGGACGTTCTGGATCATGGTCCCGTTTATGTCCGGTGGACTGGCGTACGCAACTGCGGTCACGCTTCGACGTGACGATATTCCCGAAACAATCGGCGTCCCGCTGCTTGCGGGTATCGTCGGCGCAATCGTCGCGAACATCCGCCTCGGTGTTATTCCAGACCCCGTCGCGGATCAGGGAACACTCGCCCGATTCGTCTCCCAGCAGATCGGTCCCGGCCCGACGCTCGTCGCAGGCGTGACCGTGGGCGTCGTCATCGTGACGATACTCTTCGGCGTGCTCTGGTTTTACTGGGTCCGAACGCAAGTCCTCGAGTCTGTCGAGACTGGAATCCGTTCGTTTCTGCTCGTCCTCGGTGGCATCGTCGCGTTCTCCTCGGGCGGCTCACAGGTCGGTCTCGCGACCGGCCCGCTCGAGAATCTCTTTCGTGTCGAACTCGGTCTGCCGGGGATCGTCCTGCTGTCGATTGGCGCGACAGGCATCCTTGCGGGTGCCTGGATGGCTGCCCCGCGATTGTTACAGGCGACCTCGAGAGAGTACGCCCAACTCGGCGTTCGGCGCTCGATTGCGGCGTTGGTTCCCGGCTTCATCATCGCCCAGTTGGCAATCGCACTTGGGATACCGATTTCGCTCAACAACATTATCCTCTCGGGCGTCATCGGCGGCGGCCTGGCAGCCGGATCAGCCGGCGTCTCCCGGCGCAAAATCGGATTCACGATCACCTTCTGGCTATTCACACTTGGCAGTTCCATCGCCGTTGGCTACGGCCTGTATCAGCTCCTTGCGTTCGTGATGGGCGGGTAACACGGTCGCACGGACTACCCTCACTCGAGGACCGTCACTGGCCGTGGCGTTCGGTCGACGACTGTCGTTGCGATACCGCGGCCGAGGAATCGGTTGACGAACCCGCTCGAGCGGGTATCGTGGCCGTACATGACGACGTGGTCGACATCGTGATCGGTTGCGTACTGCGGGACGACGGTTCCGGGTTGCCCATCTGCGATATCGATTTCGACGCGGTCGGCTGCAGTCGGCTGGTCGAGCGTCGCCACCAACTCACTCGCACGCTCGCGTGCCGCAGCCGTTCGCTCGTCGTCTCGCTCGAGGACACCACCCTCGCTCATCCGGGCATCGAGCGGTGTGACGACCGCCAAAAGCGTCACGTCGGCGTCAGGGAACGTCTCGAGTGCGTACACGAGTGCCTCGTCCTCTCGAGGGCGACCGAGCGTCGGAACGAGGATCGTGTCAGGATCGGAGGTGACCATAGCGTGGTATACAGTATCGACGGCCATCGGTCTATCGCCGAGCGTAGCCTATGGAAAACGATGCAGATGGCGACTCGAGAGACGACAGTTTAAACCACAGGACGCGCCAACTGCGGGTAATGAACGTCGAGGAGCTGTCGGGGCTCCCGCCCGGTGCCCGCTCGCACTTCCGCGAGGAGGGCATCGAGGAGCTCTACCCGCCACAGGCCGCTGCCGTCGACGCTGGCGCACTCGAGGGAGACAATCTCGTCGCGGCCGTCCCCACCGCCAGCGGCAAGACGATGATCGCCGCCCTCTCGATGCTCTCGGCCGTTTCCCGCGGTGGGAAAGCACTCTATATCGTCCCGCTGCGAGCCTTAGCGAGCGAGAAAAAAGCCGAGTTCGAAGCCTACGAGGAGTTCGGCGTCACGACCGGCGTCGCGACGGGCAACTACGAGTCCAACAGCGAGTGGCTCGCGACGAAGGATATCGTCGTCGCCACCAGCGAAAAGGTCGACTCGCTCGTCCGAAACGGCGCAGACTGGCTTTCAGACCTTACCTGCGTCGTCAGCGACGAGGTCCACCTGATCGACGACCGTACTCGAGGGCCAACGCTCGAGGTGACGCTCGCAAAGCTCCGCAAACTCAATCCTGGCATCCAGCAGGTCGCGCTCTCGGCAACGGTGGGCAACGCCGACGAAATCGCCGACTGGCTCGACGCCGAGTTGATCGACACCGACTGGCGGCCAATTGACCTGCAGATGGGCGTCCACTACGGCAACGCCTTGAACTTTGATGACGGCTCGACCCGCGAGGTGCCCGTCGACGGCGCGGAAAAACAGGAGGCCGCACTCGTCCGCGATATTCTTCAGGAGGAGGGTTCTTCGCTCGTGTTTGTCAACTCCCGGCGCAACGCCGAGGCCGCTGCCCGCCGGTTAGGACAGGTCTCGAGCGAGGAACTCACCGACGAGGAGCGCGCCGACCTCGCCGAGTTGGCCGCAGAGATCCGCGACGACAGCGACAGCGAAACGAGCGAGGAACTCGCCGAGTGCGTCGAACGCGGCTCGGCGTTTCACCATGCTGGGCTCTCAAGCACCCAGCGCTCACTCGTCGAAGATGCCTTCCGCGACCGCCTGCTGAAGGTAATCTCGGCGACGCCCACCTTAGCGGCGGGGGTCAACACGCCAGCCCGCCGCGTCGTCGTCCGCGACTGGCGGCGCTTCGACCCGAGCGCGGGCGGGATGGCCCCCCTCGACGTCCTCGAGGTCCACCAGATGATGGGCCGGGCGGGTCGGCCGGGGCTCGACCCCTACGGCGAGGCTGTCTTGCTCGCCAAGAGCCACGACGAGAGTCAGGAACTGTTCGACCGCTACATCTGGGCCGATCCCGAGGCCGTCCGCTCGAAACTGGCCGCTGAACCCGCCCTGCGGACCCACGTCCTCGCCACCATCGCCTCCGGCTTCGCCCGCACCCGCGAAGGACTTCTCGAGTTCCTCGAGGCCACTCTCTATGCAAGCCAATCGAGCGAGGCAGGCCGACTCGAGGCTGTGACGGACAACGTGCTTGACTACCTCGAGCGCAATGACTTCATTGAGCGCTCGGGCGGTGGTGACGAAAGCGCCGACGTGGGCGGCTTTACCTCCGCTGCCGACCTCGCCGATGGCGGCGACAGCGCAAGTAGCGGCCCAGACGAGGACCTCGAGGCCACCAGCCTCGGCCACACCGTCTCGCGGCTCTACCTCGATCCGATGAGCGCCGCCGAAATTGTGCATGGGCTTGAGCGCGCCGAGGAGCGTCCCACCGCGCTCGGCCTCTATCAACTCATCTCGAGAACGCCGGACATGTACGAACTGTACTTGCGTTCGGGTGAGGACGAAAAATTCGGCGAGCTATTCTACGAGCGCGAGCGCGAACTGCTCGGCGACCCACCAAGCGAGTTCGAGGACGAACGCTTCGAGGACTGGCTCGCCGCGCTCAAAACCGGGAAGTTGCTCGAGGACTGGGCCAAAGAGGACGACGAGGAACGGATCACCGAGCGGTACAAGATCGGTCCGGGCGACCTCCGCGGGAAAGTCGATACCGCCGAGTGGCTGCTCGGAGCCGCCGAGTCGCTCGCGCGGGAAATTGACAGCGAGTGGAGCGTTGCGGTGCGAGAAGCACGCGCCCGCGTCGAACACGGCGTCGGCGAAGAACTGCTCGAGCTCGTCAGCGTCGGCGGCGTGGGCCGCAAGCGCGCCCGCAGGCTCCACAACGCGGGGATCGAAGAACCCGCAGATCTCCGCAACGCGGAAAAGGGCACCATTTTGAGCGTACTCAAAGGCGAGAAGACAGCCGAAACCATCCTCGAGAACGCCGGCCGCGAAGATCCGTCGATGGACGGCGTCGAGCCGACTGGCGGCTCCACTGGGAGCGCCTCAAAAAACAGGGACGCAAAGCGTACCGACGACACAGTTGAGGACGAAGATGACGACAGCCAAGCCAGCCTGGGTGATTTCTAATGCAACTACTCGAGTGCCATCTCCAAATCGACGATATCGACGCGTTCGTCGCCGACCTGGCGGAAATCGGCGACCGGTATAACGTGACGATTCAGGCGTTTGACGCGCGCTACGTGGCTGACCGCGCCCACCTCGAGCGCGCCCTCGAGTTTGCCGACAGAGCCCTCGAGCGTGGCGAGAACGTCGCCCGTGACCGCGCCGTTGAAATCCTGCTGTACGCTGCCGGTCGCCGACAGATCGACCGCGCACTCGAGATGGGCGTCAGCGAGGGCGAAAACCAGGCTGTGGTCCTTATCGACCGAGTTGACCCCGATGCTGAGCACGACAGCGAAGAAACAGAAACAACAGCGCTCGAGGCTGTCACCGATCTCGAGGCGTTCGTCGAACAGACAGCAACACTCGAGAATCAGGACGAAGACACGCTGTGTGACTTCTTCGACATTCCGCCGGCAGAGCGAGCGGCGACCGACGCCTCGCTGGCGGCGCTCGTTCGCGAGCGGGTGGCCTTGCTCGAGGTCGAAAAGTAATATCACCGCTCGAACCCAGTACGTTGATAACACATAACATCCAGTCAGGTGTATGGGATTGTTCGACAGTTTGCCGGCAGAACCGCTGTCACGGGCACAGATCTCCCGGCTCGAGCAAATGGACGCCGTTGGGGGAACACATTCGATCTACAGCCAAACAGAGCCGGATTCAGCATACGGGCTGGTCATCCTGCTCAATGAAACCCTTCGAGCATGGGCGTTTCTCGACGGCGAGGAGTGGGTCGAAATTAGAACGGCCGACCTCGAGACTCGCGACGACACCGAGTTCGACGACTACGATCTCGTCGAGGAGTTACACGACGAGATACTTTCAGAACTCGGCGCAACGAAGGTCTAAGGGACAGGAACAGCTTCCTCAGCCCGGTAGAACGACGTTGAGCGCAGCAACGACGATTCCCGCGAGCCCCATCCGAACGGCTGCAACGTACCACCGCTGTTTCGAGATCGACGCGAGGTAGATCCCGAACGTCGCCAGAATCGCAATACCGACGAGAATCGATGCGAGAACGGCCTGGAACATCGTAAAGACGACCCCCTCGAGCGCGAGAGGTGCGAGGACGAGAATAATCGCCAGAATGGGGCCGGTTGCACTCGCCGTCGCATGGACGATCTGGGCGGCCCGATTCTCGCGCTGGAGGCGTGTATCCTCGAGTTCAGTAAGCATTGCCCGTTCGATGCGTTCCTGTTCGGCCATCGCCTGGGCGCGTTCGATCTCCCAGACACTCCAGACGCCCGACGTGCCGAGGCCGACGGCTGCGCCCAGGCCGATCATAATCGCCGTCACGCCGTCACCGATCCCCGACAGGTACGCGCCGACGACGACGCCGATGCTGGTGAGTGTGCCGTCGAAGCCGTTCGCGATGAAGTATCGTCGGGAGATCGCGCGGACGTCCTCTTTTGCGAGGACACGCTGGAGTCGATCGAGTCGCCCCATCGCTACAGCCAGGGGTCCTCAAGCGTTCGCGAGCCACAGGACACCTGATCGACCGAGTGAATCGACGCGCTCAGATCCTCGATCTCAGATCGGACTCGCTCGAGATCCAGATCCTTGCCTTCGATGGTGACGCG is part of the Natronolimnobius sp. AArcel1 genome and encodes:
- the mdh gene encoding malate dehydrogenase — protein: MTKVSVVGAAGTVGAAAGYNIALRDIADELVFVDIPDQEDTTIGQAADTNHGAAYDSNTTVRQGGYEDTAGSDVVVITAGIPRQPGQTRIDLAGDNAPIMEDIGSSLAEYNDDFVTVTTSNPVDLLNRHLYESGDRAREKVVGFGGRLDSARFRYVISQRYDVPIQNVDATILGEHGDAQVPVFSKVRVDGRDLEFTNDEKETLLEELQTSAMNVIEKKGATQWGPATGVGHTVEAILRDTGEVLPCSVPLEGEYGHEDTAFGVPCKLGSNGIKEVVEWDLTEFERNQLGEAAEKLSDQYDKIA
- a CDS encoding HAD family hydrolase — protein: MTIYDAVLFDSDGVLVEPPPVETQTDATRAAFRAVGIEDPDRQHIDAIVSGVSVDELHEICSAYELEPKTFWEARERHDEESQFAEFRDGSRAQYGDVCAISDFPAAVDCGVVSNNHHSTIEFVLKQFALESFCDTYYGREMTIESLRLKKPNTHYLECALDDLSVSAESALYIGDSKSDIVAAERAGLESVFVRRSHCREVELDTTPTYKIESLHDVAELVSG
- a CDS encoding ferredoxin, whose protein sequence is MQVEFDEDTCIGMYQCVAEWDAFTEDKSKGKAILEDSEEVEDGVFVREVPEDAELDAKFAARTCPVDAITIYDDDGEQLIP
- a CDS encoding inorganic phosphate transporter, encoding MAWVLGANSNSPPFAPAIGANAISTMRAAFVIGILAAAGALMQGGSISETVGADLIDGVAITPLAATAGLLTAAGFMAIGIYTRYPIPAAFATTGAMVGVGLSLGGDPAMATYQRLGTFWIMVPFMSGGLAYATAVTLRRDDIPETIGVPLLAGIVGAIVANIRLGVIPDPVADQGTLARFVSQQIGPGPTLVAGVTVGVVIVTILFGVLWFYWVRTQVLESVETGIRSFLLVLGGIVAFSSGGSQVGLATGPLENLFRVELGLPGIVLLSIGATGILAGAWMAAPRLLQATSREYAQLGVRRSIAALVPGFIIAQLAIALGIPISLNNIILSGVIGGGLAAGSAGVSRRKIGFTITFWLFTLGSSIAVGYGLYQLLAFVMGG
- a CDS encoding universal stress protein; this translates as MVTSDPDTILVPTLGRPREDEALVYALETFPDADVTLLAVVTPLDARMSEGGVLERDDERTAAARERASELVATLDQPTAADRVEIDIADGQPGTVVPQYATDHDVDHVVMYGHDTRSSGFVNRFLGRGIATTVVDRTPRPVTVLE
- a CDS encoding ATP-dependent DNA helicase; translation: MNVEELSGLPPGARSHFREEGIEELYPPQAAAVDAGALEGDNLVAAVPTASGKTMIAALSMLSAVSRGGKALYIVPLRALASEKKAEFEAYEEFGVTTGVATGNYESNSEWLATKDIVVATSEKVDSLVRNGADWLSDLTCVVSDEVHLIDDRTRGPTLEVTLAKLRKLNPGIQQVALSATVGNADEIADWLDAELIDTDWRPIDLQMGVHYGNALNFDDGSTREVPVDGAEKQEAALVRDILQEEGSSLVFVNSRRNAEAAARRLGQVSSEELTDEERADLAELAAEIRDDSDSETSEELAECVERGSAFHHAGLSSTQRSLVEDAFRDRLLKVISATPTLAAGVNTPARRVVVRDWRRFDPSAGGMAPLDVLEVHQMMGRAGRPGLDPYGEAVLLAKSHDESQELFDRYIWADPEAVRSKLAAEPALRTHVLATIASGFARTREGLLEFLEATLYASQSSEAGRLEAVTDNVLDYLERNDFIERSGGGDESADVGGFTSAADLADGGDSASSGPDEDLEATSLGHTVSRLYLDPMSAAEIVHGLERAEERPTALGLYQLISRTPDMYELYLRSGEDEKFGELFYERERELLGDPPSEFEDERFEDWLAALKTGKLLEDWAKEDDEERITERYKIGPGDLRGKVDTAEWLLGAAESLAREIDSEWSVAVREARARVEHGVGEELLELVSVGGVGRKRARRLHNAGIEEPADLRNAEKGTILSVLKGEKTAETILENAGREDPSMDGVEPTGGSTGSASKNRDAKRTDDTVEDEDDDSQASLGDF
- the cgi121 gene encoding KEOPS complex subunit Cgi121 codes for the protein MQLLECHLQIDDIDAFVADLAEIGDRYNVTIQAFDARYVADRAHLERALEFADRALERGENVARDRAVEILLYAAGRRQIDRALEMGVSEGENQAVVLIDRVDPDAEHDSEETETTALEAVTDLEAFVEQTATLENQDEDTLCDFFDIPPAERAATDASLAALVRERVALLEVEK
- a CDS encoding VIT1/CCC1 transporter family protein; protein product: MGRLDRLQRVLAKEDVRAISRRYFIANGFDGTLTSIGVVVGAYLSGIGDGVTAIMIGLGAAVGLGTSGVWSVWEIERAQAMAEQERIERAMLTELEDTRLQRENRAAQIVHATASATGPILAIILVLAPLALEGVVFTMFQAVLASILVGIAILATFGIYLASISKQRWYVAAVRMGLAGIVVAALNVVLPG